CAAGGCCTTGGCTTCGGGACCCAGCAACTGGAGCACGGAAAGAGGTTCGTCGCCGGTTCCCGGAGGGCAGTCCACCACGAGAAAATCCAAATCGCCCCAGCGCACGTCACGGAGAAACTGCTTGATCATGCCCATCTTCACCGGACCGCGCCAGATCACCGCCTCCCGGTTGCTGGGCAGCAGGAACCCCAGAGACATGACCCATAGATTAGGGCCCGCATTGATCGGTTCCATGCGGTCTGCATCGACCCGCGGTCGTTCTCCTGACAGGCTGAGCAGCCTGGGAACGCTGGGACCATGCACGTCCACATCCAACAACCCGGTTTTCTTACCGGCCATGGCCAATGCCTGGGCCAGGTTCACCGCTACGGTGCTTTTTCCGACGCCTCCCTTGCCGGACAAGACAACGATCTTGTTCTTGATCCGGGCCAAGTTAGCCTGTAAAATCTTCTCTTCCTCGCTCGGACCGCTGCAATCCTTGCCCGAACAGGATCCGCACGCATGATCGCCCATGTGCCATACTCCTGAAGTCAGATGTTAAAGTATTCGATGCTTATGGCTGAAACCATTCACCTGAAATGGATGAGTCTCAACCATCAAGCTTCAAGTGCCGGTCGCGCCGTGGCCTACCGTGCCATTCGTGTCCCAACCCGTTGTCATAGTTGCCAAGCCACGAATGCGGCGAACATACGGCAGGCTATCGGATACGTCCAGAGCAAAAAAATTACCTATTCAATCAGTGTGCAACCTTCAACTGCCGTCAACAAGACAGGTCAACCCTACGTCAAGAATTGAGGCGATATCGCCGAAAAATTCACGGACTTGGTAGATTCGTGCAGTTAATGATAATCTTTGCTTTCTCATTTTCCGAAAAAATTGGCCCATCATGCTCACTGAAGGTACATCATGATGAGGTTTGGCTTTCAATGAGATTACGCTTGACATTACGGAAAAAAAACAGTGGGAAAGGTGGCGGCGCTTCATTGCCGATAGTTCGGGAATGATATAATACAAAGTTCACAACAGGACAGAATCACATCATCTTTCCTCAACAAGGAAGTCCCTTTCGGGAGGATACAAAAATCATGACGTTTCCCAGTTTATCTTTCGGGGATATGATTGCCAAAACGCCAATCGTACAAGGCGGGATGGGCGTCGGCATTTCCCTTTCCGGTCTATCATCGGCCGTGGCCAACCAAGGCGGCATTGGCGTCATCTCTGCCGCCATGATTGGCATGAACGAGCCTGACCTTGCCAAGAATTACACCCAAGCCAATATCCGGGCCTTGCAAGATGAGATTCGCAAGGCCAAGGCAATGACCAAGGGGATTCTTGGCGTGAACATCATGGTCGCTCTGAGTAATTTTGCCGATCTGGTCCGCACCTCTATCCAGGAGCGTATCGACATCATCTTTTCCGGAGCCGGGTTGCCCTTCGACCTTCCGAAATATCTCACGGAAGATTCTCACACCAAACTTGTGCCCATTGTCTCCTCCGGCCGCGCAGCCGCCATTATCTGCAAGAAATGGATATCCAAGTTCAACTATGTTCCGGATGGCTTTGTCGTCGAAGGCCCCATGGCCGGCGGCCACCTGGGCTTCAAGGCGGAACAGCTGGACGATCCCGAGTTCCAGCTCGAAAACTTGGTTCCCCAGGTCATCGAAGCGGTGAAGCCTTTTGAAAGAGAACATAACCGCTCCATCCCCGTGATCGCGGCCGGAGGCATCTTTTCCGGAGCGGACATCTGCAAGTATCTACGAATGGGCGCCGCCGGCGTCCAGTTGGGAACCCGCTTTGTCGCGACCCACGAGTGCGATGCGGACATGGCCTTCAAACAGGCCTTCATCGACGCCAAGGAAGGCGATGTGACCGTGATCAAAAGTCCGGTGGGCATGCCTGGACGGGCGCTGAAAAATGTTTTCCTGGATGATGTGGATGAAGGCAAGCGCAAGCCCTTTAAATGCCCCTACCACTGCATCGTCACCTGCGATATCAAGAAAAGTCCGTATTGCATTGCCCAGGCTCTGGCCAACGCCAAGAAAGGGCGCATGAAACTGGGCTTCGCCTTTGCCGGTCAGACAGCGCACCGGGTGGACAAACTGCTCTCGGTCAAGGAATTGATGGATTCCCTGGAAGCCGAATACAACGAGGCCTGCGCAGGACCGGCTCCTACCGGAAACTGAGCGCCTCAACCAGATCAACCTGAAGACGATTGTTCAAGCCTTTCTGAATGACGGGCTTTCTTTTAGTTCTGAGTTTCTAAAAAACATCAAGACGGGGGACTGGTCCCCCGTCATTTTTTTCGCCGGGGCCGACGTATGTTGCACTAAGCATGTGAAGCCGACCCGGTGGACGCAGAGTTTTGCCTCTTGTATTCATAGAGGAAAAAAGATAGAGCCGCGTTGAGCTTTGGCGGCGCTTTCCCCACAGTTCAGAAATTTGCCGTTGCGAACCTTTACTGGGAGCACTCGGCACAACTTCATGCAAACAATAATTACGTCGGCTTTTTCGCCGGTCTTGACGGAGCCAATAAGAAATGGACGATGGCAGTAGTAGTACCCGAAAATCTCAACCTCCCTCAGCCTTGCCCAATGGTCCTCAAAGGACGCCGCGCCACGCTGGAACGTTCCACTTGTAAATCTTAGATCGTTCCTGTCCGGGTTTACCTCCGCCGCGTCCCTCATGACCACGGGCTTGGAGGCAACCCATGAAAGATCCTCTCCTCATCAATACTCTGCGTGCGTATATTGACGCCG
This genomic stretch from Desulfonatronum thiosulfatophilum harbors:
- a CDS encoding Mrp/NBP35 family ATP-binding protein translates to MGDHACGSCSGKDCSGPSEEEKILQANLARIKNKIVVLSGKGGVGKSTVAVNLAQALAMAGKKTGLLDVDVHGPSVPRLLSLSGERPRVDADRMEPINAGPNLWVMSLGFLLPSNREAVIWRGPVKMGMIKQFLRDVRWGDLDFLVVDCPPGTGDEPLSVLQLLGPEAKALIVTTPQGVAVDDVRRSVTFCADVGNPVLGIVENMSGHICSKCGEVDDVFGSGGGEALARETGVPFLGRIPLDAEVVRAGDEGFAFLRVHQEGPTAQAMNRIIKPILAMAEASGETGKE
- a CDS encoding NAD(P)H-dependent flavin oxidoreductase, coding for MTFPSLSFGDMIAKTPIVQGGMGVGISLSGLSSAVANQGGIGVISAAMIGMNEPDLAKNYTQANIRALQDEIRKAKAMTKGILGVNIMVALSNFADLVRTSIQERIDIIFSGAGLPFDLPKYLTEDSHTKLVPIVSSGRAAAIICKKWISKFNYVPDGFVVEGPMAGGHLGFKAEQLDDPEFQLENLVPQVIEAVKPFEREHNRSIPVIAAGGIFSGADICKYLRMGAAGVQLGTRFVATHECDADMAFKQAFIDAKEGDVTVIKSPVGMPGRALKNVFLDDVDEGKRKPFKCPYHCIVTCDIKKSPYCIAQALANAKKGRMKLGFAFAGQTAHRVDKLLSVKELMDSLEAEYNEACAGPAPTGN